The following are from one region of the Sandaracinus amylolyticus genome:
- a CDS encoding tetratricopeptide repeat protein, with product MRVASRRAVSFVASSVLAGVLFVPAARAQEDEAIERELVGLEGQVAALMSEPLRSESLRSATFVEERLTDGELFYRLQDYIRASIIFTDIVDNYPQHAAFPDALFLLADSLFRAGDYLGARTRFREVLSHSSEPGFRPFIQRSLGRLIEIAIHTRDFEGIDDVFAQLNRLPPSEIEAATTYFRAKYLYNRAVPADDVLRAPGGSQDTGHPQTTGIDLATLDQARQAFEAVQEGSPYYPQARYFIGVIHTLREQYPQAIEAFTRVLRAPATTQEHVQVSELTQLALGRLYYETDQLEQAVEAYQAIPRTSANFDEALYEIAWVYIRMGDATRAERALEVLAVAAPDSHFLPDAKILRGNLLLRNGRFDEANRVFREVAREFGPVRRELDEMLAEHQADPLGYFRQLVRENMETFDANAFLPPLAQRWASMEGDMDRALGVLQDLAEARQLVAETSLLVQRLTAALSQPNRVAVFADLRRQRELTTGFRNRVLRLRQRAIALESRGAAATPELEEVRARRREIERFIDRMPTREEDFAEMDGEVVGRYRRLERELSRMEVELLGMEARIAATERYLADTSGTRDASGDEAVANELRQQRQAIEDYRSEIGQLRILIEAGRLQVGVGDDRYQRHERLRAEHARLVAEERRLGGGSSRMEPTFRRIATLESQLDARDAEIDRIVEERTASIRAQVDEESGRIEGYRRELGELEGEAEEVVGAVTYQNFRRVQQRFYDLVLRADVGRIDVAWAEREEHRMRVEMLTRERSQELRSLDDEFREITDEGGGGAAADEDAAEETP from the coding sequence ATGCGCGTCGCGTCTCGGCGCGCGGTGTCGTTCGTCGCGAGCTCGGTGCTCGCGGGTGTCCTGTTCGTCCCAGCAGCGCGTGCGCAGGAGGACGAGGCGATCGAGCGCGAGCTCGTCGGGCTCGAGGGCCAGGTCGCGGCGCTGATGAGCGAGCCGCTGCGCAGCGAGAGCCTGCGCAGCGCGACGTTCGTCGAGGAGCGCCTGACCGACGGCGAGCTGTTCTATCGGCTCCAGGACTACATCCGCGCGTCGATCATCTTCACGGACATCGTCGACAACTACCCGCAGCACGCGGCGTTCCCCGATGCGCTGTTCCTGCTCGCCGACTCGTTGTTCCGCGCGGGCGACTACCTCGGGGCGCGCACTCGCTTCCGCGAGGTGCTGTCGCACTCGTCGGAGCCGGGGTTCCGGCCGTTCATCCAACGTTCCCTCGGACGGCTCATCGAGATCGCGATCCACACCCGCGACTTCGAGGGGATCGACGACGTCTTCGCCCAGCTGAACCGCCTGCCGCCTTCGGAGATCGAGGCGGCGACGACGTATTTCCGCGCGAAGTACCTCTACAATCGCGCCGTGCCCGCCGACGACGTGCTGCGCGCTCCGGGCGGCTCGCAGGACACTGGTCACCCCCAGACGACGGGCATCGATCTCGCGACGCTCGATCAGGCGCGCCAGGCGTTCGAGGCGGTCCAGGAGGGCAGCCCGTACTACCCGCAGGCGCGCTACTTCATCGGCGTCATCCACACCCTGCGCGAGCAGTATCCGCAGGCGATCGAGGCGTTCACGCGCGTGCTGCGCGCGCCGGCGACGACGCAGGAGCACGTGCAGGTCTCGGAGCTGACGCAGCTCGCGCTCGGCCGGCTCTACTACGAGACCGATCAGCTCGAGCAGGCGGTCGAGGCCTACCAGGCGATCCCGCGGACCAGCGCGAACTTCGACGAAGCGCTCTACGAGATCGCGTGGGTCTACATCCGCATGGGCGACGCGACGCGCGCGGAGCGCGCGCTCGAGGTGCTCGCGGTGGCGGCACCCGACTCGCACTTCCTGCCCGACGCGAAGATCCTGCGGGGAAACCTGCTGCTGCGGAACGGCCGCTTCGACGAGGCGAACCGCGTGTTCCGCGAGGTCGCGCGCGAGTTCGGCCCGGTGCGTCGCGAGCTCGACGAGATGCTCGCCGAGCATCAGGCGGACCCGCTCGGCTACTTCCGCCAGCTCGTCCGCGAGAACATGGAGACGTTCGACGCGAACGCGTTCCTGCCGCCGCTCGCGCAGCGCTGGGCGAGCATGGAGGGCGACATGGATCGCGCGCTCGGCGTGCTCCAGGACCTCGCGGAGGCGCGCCAGCTGGTCGCCGAGACCTCGCTGCTCGTGCAGCGTCTCACCGCGGCGCTCTCACAGCCCAACCGCGTGGCGGTGTTCGCGGATCTGCGCCGCCAGCGCGAGCTGACGACGGGCTTCCGCAACCGCGTCCTGCGCCTGCGCCAGCGCGCGATCGCGCTCGAGTCGCGCGGTGCGGCGGCGACGCCGGAGCTCGAGGAAGTGCGGGCGCGCCGTCGTGAGATCGAGCGCTTCATCGATCGCATGCCGACGCGCGAAGAGGACTTCGCCGAGATGGACGGCGAGGTCGTCGGGCGTTACCGACGCCTCGAGCGCGAGCTCTCGCGCATGGAGGTCGAGCTGCTCGGCATGGAGGCGCGCATCGCGGCCACCGAGCGCTACCTCGCGGACACGTCGGGCACGCGCGACGCGAGCGGCGACGAGGCGGTCGCGAACGAGCTGCGCCAGCAGCGCCAGGCGATCGAGGACTATCGCAGCGAGATCGGGCAGCTCCGCATCCTGATCGAGGCGGGGCGCCTCCAGGTCGGCGTCGGCGACGATCGGTATCAGCGCCACGAGCGCCTGCGTGCCGAGCACGCGCGCCTGGTCGCGGAGGAGCGCCGCCTCGGCGGTGGCTCGAGCCGGATGGAGCCGACGTTCCGGCGCATCGCGACGCTCGAGAGCCAGCTCGACGCGCGCGACGCCGAGATCGACCGAATCGTCGAGGAGCGCACGGCGTCCATCCGCGCGCAGGTCGACGAGGAGTCGGGGCGCATCGAGGGCTATCGCCGTGAGCTCGGCGAGCTCGAAGGCGAGGCCGAAGAGGTCGTGGGCGCGGTCACCTACCAGAACTTCCGACGCGTCCAGCAGCGGTTCTACGACCTCGTGCTGCGCGCCGACGTCGGCCGCATCGACGTGGCGTGGGCGGAGCGTGAGGAGCACCGGATGCGCGTCGAGATGCTGACGCGAGAGCGCTCGCAGGAGCTGCGCTCGCTCGACGACGAGTTCCGCGAGATCACCGACGAGGGCGGTGGTGGTGCGGCGGCCGACGAGGACGCCGCAGAGGAGACGCCGTGA
- a CDS encoding RNA polymerase sigma factor — protein sequence MSGVYDGLSDEELVRRFNDGDPAGLEEILRRYQRPLFNFILRSVRDRDRAEELLQDVFLKVVQRSSEFQGNSKFSTWLYTIARNLCIDTSRKMVFRRHRSLDAPLKADEAEGATLLDRVANEGPAADRAVIGQDLQARIAEAVEELPEEQREVFLMRELQNMAFKEIAEIVGVPENTVKSRMRYALERLQRALAEYEDYVRELER from the coding sequence GTGAGCGGTGTGTACGACGGCCTCTCCGACGAGGAGCTGGTCCGACGCTTCAACGATGGGGACCCCGCCGGGCTCGAGGAGATCCTCCGCCGGTATCAGCGTCCCCTCTTCAACTTCATCCTGCGTTCGGTCCGCGATCGCGACCGTGCGGAGGAGCTCCTCCAGGACGTGTTCCTGAAGGTGGTGCAGAGATCCTCGGAATTCCAAGGAAACTCGAAGTTCAGCACGTGGCTCTACACGATCGCGAGAAATCTCTGCATCGACACCAGCCGGAAGATGGTCTTCCGGCGGCACCGTTCCCTCGACGCCCCGCTGAAGGCCGACGAGGCCGAGGGCGCCACCCTGCTCGATCGGGTGGCGAACGAGGGCCCGGCGGCCGATCGCGCGGTGATCGGTCAGGATCTCCAGGCGCGCATCGCGGAAGCGGTCGAGGAGCTCCCCGAGGAGCAGCGTGAGGTGTTCTTGATGCGCGAGCTCCAGAACATGGCTTTCAAGGAGATCGCCGAGATCGTCGGGGTCCCCGAGAACACGGTGAAGAGCCGGATGCGGTACGCGCTGGAGCGCCTCCAGCGCGCGCTCGCGGAGTACGAGGACTACGTCAGAGAGCTGGAGCGGTGA
- a CDS encoding zf-HC2 domain-containing protein — MTDSSEQTPLPCESVENRLLELVYGELSEREARDVRAHVSGCEGCGRSLTRLEGGRALARKMEPVEPRADLLEAVRAAARAKAAETVARASAPAEAPAAVAERRPRPSEAPAERGWWSELLRWLGSMAMGPQVAMATLLMLMIGIGLWSLPALRGRNERASTDAVVEPDPAGEVGPSRALEPAEPLAFDFDPRTRRLAPVGEEVEAPAPEAPVAPTRPGVAPVTTADRRTTTTTPAREAPEQQAVAARQPRPAGRVESEPLAGIEQDLAPGEAVGSVVDGPLPEPRAEGTTSSSAYAATEAERPPVVAPTAPPPATSAPDRYEARDEVPRPEPDSDAMLADALHRQAQAASRQGAYAECVRQYQSLLSRYPRYSDAGRALLDLAECQRRSGRIADAQRSLERAQAIPSVRADATRELTRMRMEQRAAEPPAATTSSDSP, encoded by the coding sequence GTGACCGACAGCAGCGAACAGACGCCGTTGCCGTGCGAGTCGGTGGAGAACCGACTGCTCGAGCTGGTGTACGGCGAGCTCTCCGAGCGGGAGGCGCGCGATGTGCGCGCCCACGTCTCGGGGTGCGAGGGCTGCGGGCGCTCGCTGACGCGGCTCGAGGGCGGGCGCGCGCTCGCTCGGAAGATGGAGCCGGTCGAGCCGCGGGCGGATCTGCTCGAGGCGGTGCGGGCGGCGGCGCGTGCGAAAGCCGCGGAGACGGTGGCCCGGGCGAGCGCGCCGGCGGAGGCGCCGGCGGCCGTGGCGGAGCGGCGGCCTCGGCCCTCGGAGGCGCCGGCCGAGCGCGGCTGGTGGAGCGAGCTGCTGCGGTGGCTGGGCTCGATGGCGATGGGCCCGCAGGTCGCGATGGCGACCCTGCTCATGCTGATGATCGGGATCGGGCTGTGGTCGCTGCCGGCGCTCCGTGGGCGCAACGAGCGGGCGAGCACGGACGCGGTGGTGGAGCCGGATCCCGCGGGCGAGGTCGGGCCCTCGCGGGCGCTCGAGCCGGCGGAGCCGCTGGCGTTCGACTTCGATCCGCGCACGCGGCGACTGGCCCCGGTGGGCGAGGAAGTGGAGGCGCCGGCACCCGAGGCACCGGTCGCGCCGACGCGGCCCGGGGTGGCGCCGGTCACGACCGCGGACCGGCGGACCACGACCACGACGCCCGCGCGCGAGGCGCCCGAGCAGCAGGCCGTCGCGGCGCGCCAGCCGCGCCCGGCGGGGCGTGTCGAGAGCGAGCCGCTGGCGGGCATCGAGCAGGATCTCGCGCCCGGTGAAGCGGTCGGGTCGGTGGTCGATGGGCCGCTGCCCGAGCCGCGTGCCGAGGGCACGACGTCGTCCTCGGCCTACGCCGCGACCGAGGCCGAGCGTCCGCCGGTCGTCGCGCCGACGGCCCCTCCCCCCGCGACCAGCGCGCCCGACCGCTACGAGGCGCGCGACGAGGTCCCGCGGCCCGAGCCCGACTCCGACGCGATGCTCGCGGACGCACTGCACCGTCAGGCGCAGGCCGCGTCGCGACAGGGCGCGTACGCCGAGTGCGTGCGGCAGTACCAGTCGTTGCTGTCGCGCTACCCGCGCTACTCGGACGCCGGGCGTGCGCTGCTCGACCTCGCGGAGTGTCAGCGCCGCTCGGGGCGCATCGCGGACGCGCAGCGCTCGCTCGAGCGCGCCCAGGCGATCCCGTCGGTTCGCGCGGACGCGACGCGCGAGCTCACGCGCATGCGCATGGAGCAGCGGGCAGCCGAGCCGCCGGCCGCGACGACCTCGTCCGACTCGCCCTGA
- a CDS encoding aspartate kinase, which yields MAIVVQKYGGSSVADVEKLGRVAEKVVAARRAGEDVVVVVSAMGKTTDQLLALAKQVDETPPRRELDMLLTTGERVSMALLSMAIQKRGVDAISFTGSQSGIITNDRHFDARIIEVRPHRIEDELARGKVVIIAGYQGMSYRREITTLGRGGSDTTAIALAAALGAARAEIYSDVDGVYSADPRVVPDARHLPELTYEQMQEMADVGAKVLNAQAVEFARRAGIAIHARSTFQPGRESVVRRTVEGGGTAVVGQKGIVRARVRDASALRDALAIASEFALPARDVSLESDGATLVLATSLAPDWAAARARLEREVAGIAMESGLGAASVVGGATSEALLDVIAALGRREIVARGIVQNATRISALVREDDVDHAVQTLHEEIVAKE from the coding sequence ATGGCGATCGTCGTTCAGAAGTACGGCGGCAGCTCGGTCGCGGACGTCGAGAAGCTCGGGCGCGTCGCCGAGAAGGTCGTCGCGGCGCGGCGTGCGGGCGAGGACGTCGTGGTGGTCGTCTCGGCGATGGGCAAGACCACCGACCAGCTCCTCGCGCTCGCGAAGCAGGTCGACGAGACGCCGCCACGTCGCGAGCTCGACATGCTGCTCACGACCGGCGAGCGCGTGTCGATGGCGCTGCTCTCGATGGCCATCCAGAAGCGCGGCGTCGACGCGATCTCGTTCACCGGATCGCAGAGCGGGATCATCACCAACGATCGGCACTTCGACGCGCGCATCATCGAGGTGCGACCGCATCGCATCGAGGACGAGCTCGCGCGCGGCAAGGTCGTGATCATCGCGGGCTATCAGGGCATGAGCTACCGGCGCGAGATCACGACGCTGGGGCGCGGCGGCAGCGACACCACCGCGATCGCGCTCGCGGCCGCGCTGGGCGCGGCGCGCGCCGAGATCTACAGCGACGTCGACGGCGTGTACTCCGCCGATCCGCGCGTGGTGCCGGACGCACGTCATCTGCCCGAGCTCACGTACGAGCAGATGCAGGAGATGGCGGACGTCGGCGCGAAGGTGCTCAACGCGCAGGCGGTCGAGTTCGCGCGGCGCGCCGGCATCGCGATCCACGCGCGCTCGACGTTCCAGCCGGGGCGCGAGAGCGTGGTGCGTCGCACGGTCGAGGGCGGTGGGACCGCGGTCGTCGGGCAGAAGGGGATCGTTCGCGCGCGGGTGCGCGATGCGAGCGCGCTCCGTGATGCGCTCGCGATCGCGAGCGAGTTCGCGCTGCCGGCGCGCGACGTCTCGCTCGAGAGCGACGGTGCGACGCTGGTGCTCGCGACCTCGCTCGCGCCCGACTGGGCTGCGGCGCGCGCGCGCCTCGAGCGCGAGGTGGCGGGCATCGCGATGGAGAGCGGGCTCGGCGCGGCGTCGGTGGTGGGCGGCGCGACGAGCGAGGCGCTGCTCGACGTGATCGCGGCCCTCGGTCGCCGCGAGATCGTGGCGCGCGGCATCGTGCAGAACGCGACGCGCATCTCGGCGCTGGTGCGCGAGGACGACGTGGATCACGCCGTGCAGACGCTGCACGAGGAGATCGTCGCGAAGGAGTGA